A region of the Burkholderia pyrrocinia genome:
GTCTGCGGATCGCATACCAGGTACGGCGCGAGCTCGGTCTTCAGCGCGTCGTCGTAACTGAACGGGTATTGCTCCGCGCTCGCTTCCAGGAAAAAGTCGAAGGGGTTGTACACCGACATCTCGGCAACGAGATCGATCGTGACCTCGAAATGCTCGGTGCGCTCCGGAAACACGAGCCGCGCGAGATAGTTCGAGAACGGGTCCTGCTGCCAGTTGATGAAGTGCTGCGCGGGCTCGACCGTCATCGAATACGCGAGGATCGGCGTCCGGCAGTGCGGCGCGGGCCGCAAGCGCACGACCTGCGGGCCGAGGTTGACGAGCCGGTCGTAGCGATAGCGGGTGGTGTGATGCAGCGCGACGTGGATGGACATGGGAGCTCGATTCGGGTTGGGCCGGCCGCGCGCGCCGCGTCGCCCTCGACGCGGCGGCCCGGCACGGCGGATTCGGCGAAAGCGCGCGTCAGGTCAGACGAGTTCGGGCGTCTGCACGACGCTGATCTCGACGCCGACGGCCGTCGCGCCGAGCCCCGTCACGGGCTGCGCGTCGCGATAGTCGAGGCCGATCGCGATACGCACGTAGCGCTCGTCCGGGCAGCGGTTCATGAACGGATCGAACCCGACCCAGCCGAGCCCTTCGACATAGGCCTCGGCCCACGCATGGCCGGCCGGCTGCTGCATCAGCGCGGTGGCTTGCGGCTGCGCGCCGAGCGCCGGCTGCGGCAACCCCTGCGACTGCGACTGCGACTGCGCGGCGTGCGACGCGCCGAGCGCCTGCTGCATGCCCTCGCCGCTCTGCAACGCGAGCGCTTCCTCTGCTTCGTCGTCGCCCGCGTTCTGCTTCGCGTCGGCGATGCGCTGCATCGCGCTGTCGGCGAGCACGTAGCCGGAGATATAGCGCGCGGGAATCTTCAGCGCGCGCGCGGCCGCGATGAACGCGTGCGCATGGTCGCGGCTCGTGCCCTCGCCGCTTTGCAGCGCGGTTTCCGCATCGACGGGCGCCTCGGCGGCCAGGTTCGGCGCGTACGCGATGCGGCCGTGCACTTCCGTCATCAGCCAGTGCAGCGCGTCGAGGCCGTACGGCTCGATCGGCAGCGCTTGCGTGAGCTCGCGCACGGTGTCGCCCGCCTTCGTGAGCGCGGTCTCGCGCTCGAAGATCCACGGCGGCGCATAGCCTTCGGGATTGCCGAGAATGCCCGCGCGGTCCTGCGTCTCGACGACGCCGGCCGCGACGACGACGATCTCGGCCTTCGCGCCGCGGTCGTGACGCACGAGGTCGATCCGGTTACCGAGCCCGTCGGCGTACGACAGGGTCGGCTCGACGCCGTCGATCGTGACCTGCCACGCGCGCACCGTCTGCCCGGGCCCCGACTGCGGGCGCAGCCGCAGCCGTTGCAGCGCATGGGTGGCTTGATCGTCGAACTGATAACGCGAGATGTGTCGGATGGCGAGTCGCATGGCAAGTCTCAGTCGAAGTTGTAGGCCTGGGCGATTTCGAGCCCGAGGCTGTTGTTGCGGCCGATGAAATCGGTCAGGAATTCGTGCAGGCCGCTCTTGAAGATCCGCTCGACCGAGGTATCGGACAGCATCTGCAGGATCTTCGTGGCCGTGTCGTGACACGGGTGTGTCACGCCGTAATCCTTCGCGAGCAGGTTCAGGCTCGACACGACGCGCCCGTAGCAATAGCGCAGCGAACGCGGCATGCGGCCGTTCAGGATCAGGTAGTCGGCAATGTTCATCGGCTTGTACTGCACGTCGTACACCCAGCGGTACGAACGGTGCGCGGCGACGCAGCGCAGGATCGTCTCCCACTGGTAGTTGTCGAGGATCGTGCCGACGTGCGACACCGACGGCAGCAGCAGGTGGTACTTCACGTCGATGATCCGCGCGGTGTTGTCCGCGCGCTCGACGAATGCGCCGATCTGCGCGAAATCGAAGATCTCGTTGCGCAGCATGGTGCTGTAGAAGCTGCCGAGGATCAGCGCGGTTTCGCGCTTCACCTCGTCGAGCACGGCCGGCAGCCC
Encoded here:
- a CDS encoding transglutaminase family protein, whose protein sequence is MRLAIRHISRYQFDDQATHALQRLRLRPQSGPGQTVRAWQVTIDGVEPTLSYADGLGNRIDLVRHDRGAKAEIVVVAAGVVETQDRAGILGNPEGYAPPWIFERETALTKAGDTVRELTQALPIEPYGLDALHWLMTEVHGRIAYAPNLAAEAPVDAETALQSGEGTSRDHAHAFIAAARALKIPARYISGYVLADSAMQRIADAKQNAGDDEAEEALALQSGEGMQQALGASHAAQSQSQSQGLPQPALGAQPQATALMQQPAGHAWAEAYVEGLGWVGFDPFMNRCPDERYVRIAIGLDYRDAQPVTGLGATAVGVEISVVQTPELV
- a CDS encoding alpha-E domain-containing protein, with protein sequence MLLGRTASGLYWMYRYIERAENIARIVDAGLRMALTRTADAPAEWSSVLVSSGADDGYRQKYDAYAADTVTDYLLRDRDNPSSVLSCIEAARSNARMVRTALTREAWESVNGAWLALRRALAQPVPESGLPAVLDEVKRETALILGSFYSTMLRNEIFDFAQIGAFVERADNTARIIDVKYHLLLPSVSHVGTILDNYQWETILRCVAAHRSYRWVYDVQYKPMNIADYLILNGRMPRSLRYCYGRVVSSLNLLAKDYGVTHPCHDTATKILQMLSDTSVERIFKSGLHEFLTDFIGRNNSLGLEIAQAYNFD